In Corylus avellana chromosome ca8, CavTom2PMs-1.0, the genomic stretch GGAATGGAGTAGAGATCTACACACCCGAAATTAAGCATTCGAAGAAGCTTGAAGTTTTCGAGGACCCATTTCCAGTGGTTTGAGTCGAATGCATATGTATGTTGACCAAGAAACAACAAAGAACGGGAAAAGTGAGGGGGATTTGAAGAAATATATGGATCAATGCTACCCTGGATGGAAAGTCTACGGGATTTTTTAACGGATAAAAGGTTAAGGTTAACATTTGTACAAACCTCAAAAAACCTCTCTTCCGCACTCTTTGATATGCAAAAATCTCGCAAAATATCATGGACATGGCATGTCTTTACCCCTCCATCTGTCCTCCGCCTACCCACTTGGATCAAGCCTCGATCTATGAGCTCGTCCAAGTACTCTTGAGCAACATCCTCTGGCTCCCTATCTTTAGTTTGCTGAATGAATCTCTCAGCTACCCACAGTTGAATTAGTTGCCTTACAGGGATTTCAAAGCCTTCGGGGTAaacaccaaaatacaaaaaacaaggTTTCAAGTACAGAGGCAGGTGGATGTAGGTCAAGTCTAGTATGTCTTTGCATATTGTATTAGCCTCAGTAAGGCGCCAATTTACGTTGCTAATCAATTTGGACCATGTTTGATAGTTCTTCTTTTTGTATGCTAAAAGGCCCCCTAATACTACAATAGAAAGTGGTAAACCACGACAATCTTTCACAACTTTTCTTCCGAGAGCTTCCAACTCGGAAGGACATGTTCCTTCTCGGAACACCTCCCTGTTAAAGAGTTCCCAACTTTCATCATTGTTAAGAGATCGGAGAGAGTGGGGAGGAGTAAGACTTGCATGTGAAGCTACTTCTTTTATGCTGCTAGTAATCAATATTCTGCTTCTGTTTGAGTTACAAGGAAAAACAGAACTTACCTCATCCCATTGTTCAGGTTTCCAAATGTCTTCAATGACTATTAGGTACCTCCTCCCTTGCAAGCATCTAAATAGCTTCTTTTTTAGTTCATCCTCACTCAAGCATTTGAACAGCTTCTTCCTTGTCAACTCATCTGATTTTGGCATCTCAGCTGacttcaaaatttcaagcaaCAGTTCTCTGGTTCGGAAATTTTGAGATATACAGACCCACGCACGGCAATTAAACTGACTTTTGATGACAACATCATTGTAGATTTTCCTGGCAAGAGTGGTCTTCCCAGAGCCACCCGTGCCAATGATTGAAACGACATCAAGCTGTGGATTCCCTTCAATGAGCTGCTTCACCAATATAGTTGAGTCATCATCGAAGCCCACCACGTCATCTTCCTCGTCTTTTCTCCTGCGTTTGTATACTGCAGCCTCCGTCGCTGCATCTGCACTAGCTTCAACCATGACGTACTTTCCTCTATCGTCGTagatttttttgatttccttTTTGAGGTCTTCTATCTTCATTAGAACCTTGTGAACCTGAATGTTGTGCGGACTCGAACGCCATACATATGTTTTCGATTTGCCGATGAGTGAATCTCTGGAGGGCTTAATCCCACTCAGGTGCTTATCCAAGCCCGGGAGCCGCACTACTGATTTTTTCGCGTTGGAGAGGATGAGTGCATCGAGAGTATCCTCAACCTTGTAAGCAACGTCCCTGATTTGGCTACCTAACTCCACAATTTGCTCGTTCCATTTCTCCTCGGATTTCAATAAGGTACTTACCAGTTTGAGCTCCGTAAGGCATGAGTTCACATCATCAAGGCATGATTTCACATCATCCATCACTACGCTACCGGGGACTTGTGGCACAATATTGGAGCCTTGCACTAGTACATCGTATAAGTAGTTTACGACGCAATGAACAGCAACGTTTGCCATTTTTGCTTATGTTCCTACCCTTAAATCTCTTTCAAACTAACAACGTGTGGGGAAAGAGGGAAGGGAGGGAGATGAAAGAGGGAATTGAAGAAAGGATGAAAGGAAACTGATCGATTAAGTTTGGTAAAAAACACAGGCGTTTACGTTTCGATTTCTGAAAGCCACTCACAAACCCTTTCTCTATCTCTATCCTTTTCTTGACTTCTATGTTTTTATCGGTGGAGGCGCAACTTTTATACGGTTGCGGCACAAACTATCTCTTTGTGCTTACCAATCATGAGGTGATACCTAGCTAAGCCAATCATATTAAATCTAagcttaagaaaaaaacatacaatCACACATCTTACCAAATATGAGGccaaaaatacttaaaaaattattttattatatctttttttttttttttaaaaaaaaaaaaaaaaaaaagaggaagaggggtggccaacgagccacctctaagccatggggtggccgtgcgccacccccaaccacctaAAGGGTGGCCCACGAGGCGGGTTGCCACCTCCCCCAGCCAATAGGAgtggcgcgcggccacccccagatggACCAGATTTAGTTCCCACcttctaaatattttttcaaaataattaaacctGATATAATTAGGTGAATATGTTTAGTTTTCTTAATGTGTTCTATGCTTAGGTGTCACTTCTTGATTGATGGGCATAAAGGGATAGGTTTGTCCTATAACCTTACTAAAGTTATTCTCAATTAGGGtagaaagaaattaataaagaagGTGGAAGAAATAGACACAAATTCAAAAGGCCAGGGCTGTTCCAGTCGAGGCATTGAGTAGAACTGTAGAAGTat encodes the following:
- the LOC132191093 gene encoding putative disease resistance RPP13-like protein 3 is translated as MPKSDELTRKKLFKCLSEDELKKKLFRCLQGRRYLIVIEDIWKPEQWDEVSSVFPCNSNRSRILITSSIKEVASHASLTPPHSLRSLNNDESWELFNREVFREGTCPSELEALGRKVVKDCRGLPLSIVVLGGLLAYKKKNYQTWSKLISNVNWRLTEANTICKDILDLTYIHLPLYLKPCFLYFGVYPEGFEIPVRQLIQLWVAERFIQQTKDREPEDVAQEYLDELIDRGLIQVGRRRTDGGVKTCHVHDILRDFCISKSAEERFFEVCTNVNLNLLSVKKSRRLSIQGSIDPYISSNPPHFSRSLLFLGQHTYAFDSNHWKWVLENFKLLRMLNFGCVDLYSIPTRIEELIYLRYLGIESDALKAIPASICKLDRLETLDFRGTFLNCLPEGIWKLPNLRNLYMSGPVE